One Melospiza melodia melodia isolate bMelMel2 chromosome 29, bMelMel2.pri, whole genome shotgun sequence DNA segment encodes these proteins:
- the RBM7 gene encoding RNA-binding protein 7 produces the protein MGAAAAEANRTLFVGNLDPKVTEELIFELFHQAGPVITVKIPKDRDGRPKQFAFVNFKHEESVPYGLRLLNGIKLYGRPMRIQFRSGSSHAAQDINPSCSQLGAPGTSLPGMPHPASNCSRYERVPDGMGAPGYPSSLQRQAVMNSVARQQPQFGGKYGEQPGFAPPGYPHSFHGLPGSPGPRRLEGPRKARLGAHPYGPDGRHFGRERFGDGGPEYGRGKHDDYGFEERGHEGEHHYRGREEHYEDRHRDGWSYEHRRDSYREAKWHSARH, from the exons ATGGGGGCAGCGGCAGCCGAGGCGAACCGGACGCTCTTCGTGGGGAACCTGGACCCCAAGGTCACCGAGGAGCTCATCTTCGAGCTCTTCCACCAG GCGGGGCCCGTGATCACCGTGAAGATCCCGAAGGACCGGGATGGACGGCCCAAGCAGTTCGCCTTCGTCAATTTCAAGCACGAGGAGTCGGTGCCGTACGGGCTGCGGCTGCTCAACGGGATTAAGCTGTACGGGCGGCCCATGCGCATCCAGTTCCGATCAG GGAGCAGTCATGCAGCCCAGGATATCAATCCATCCTGTTCCCAGCTCGGAGCTCCTGGCACCAGCCTTCCTGGGATGCCTCATCCAGCATCCAACTGCAGCAG GTATGAGAGGGTTCCAGATGGCATGGGCGCACCGGGGTACCCGTCGAGCCTGCAGAGACAAGCGGTG ATGAACAGCGTGGCCCGGCAGCAGCCCCAGTTTGGGGGCAAGTACGGGGAGCAGCCCGGCTTTGCCCCTCCCGGCTACCCGCACTCGTTCCACGGCCTGCCCGGCTCCCCGGGGCCGCGGCGCCTGGAGGGGCCGCGCAAGGCCCGCCTGGGCGCCCACCCCTACGGCCCCGACGGGCGCCACTTCGGCCGCGAGCGCTTCGGGGACGGCGGCCCCGAGTACGGGCGCGGCAAGCACGACGACTACGGCTTCGAGGAGAGGGGCCACGAGGGCGAGCACCACTACCGGGGCCGCGAGGAGCACTACGAGGACAGGCACCGCGACGGCTGGAGCTACGAGCACCGCAGGGACAGCTACAGAGAGGCCAAGTGGCACTCGGCGCGCCACTGA
- the REXO2 gene encoding oligoribonuclease, mitochondrial → MLGGGRAGLGRLRICAGRLWRGRRRAAAMAGGDMGQRMVWVDLEMTGLDVEKDQILEMACLITDCDLNVLAEGPNLIINQPDELLESMSEWCKEHHGKSGLTKAVKESKISLQQAEYEFLSFVRQQTPPGLCPLAGNSVHADKKFLDKYMPQFMRHLHYRIIDVSTVKELCRRWYPEEYEFAPKKAASHRALDDIRESIKELQFYRDHIFKRKTDEKKRKLIENGESDKAAS, encoded by the exons ATGCTGGGCGGCGGCCGCGCCGGCCTGGGCCGCCTGCGGATCTGCGCCGGGCGGTTGTGGCGGGGCCGGCGGAGGGCGGCGGCCATGGCCGGCGGCGACATGGGGCAGCGCATGGTCTGGGTGGACCTGGAG ATGACGGGCCTGGACGTGGAGAAGGACCAGATCCTGGAGATGGCGTGTCTGATCACCGACTGCGACCTCAACGTGCTGGCCGAG GGCCCGAACCTGATCATCAACCAGCCCGACGAGCTGCTGGAGAGCATGTCCGAGTGGTGCAAGGAGCATCACGGGAAG TCTGGCCTTACTAAGGCGGTGAAGGAGAGTAAAATCTCGCTGCAGCAGGCAGAGTACGAGTTCCTGTCCTTCGTGCGGCAGCAGACACCCCCAGGGCTCTGTCCTCTCGCAG GTAACTCTGTTCATGCAGATAAGAAATTCCTTGACAAATACATGCCACAGTTCATGAGGCACCTTCATTACAGGATCATTGATGTGAGCACTGTCAAGGAGCTTTGCAG GCGCTGGTATCCGGAGGAATACGAGTTTGCACCAAAGAAGGCTGCTTCTCACAG AGCACTTGATGACATCAGGGAAAGCATCAAAGAACTCCAGTTCTACAGAGACCACATCTTCAAGAGGAAAACGGATGAGAAGAAAAGGAAACTGATTGAGAATGGGGAAAGTGACAAAGCTGCCAGCTGA
- the LOC134430541 gene encoding uncharacterized protein LOC134430541, which produces MGLVVGSSVGFVVGSTMGLIVGSSVGLMVGSSVGLIVGSSVGLVVQSSVGFVVGSTMGLIVGSSVGLVVGSSVGLIVWSSVGPVVQSSVGPVVGSTMGLIVGSSVGLVVGSSVGLVVGSSMGLMVWSSVGLVVQSSVGFVVGSSVGPVVGSSVGLIVGSSVGPVVLQPPPPGAQSPGL; this is translated from the coding sequence ATGGGGCTCGTGGTGGGGAGCAGCGTGGGGTTCGTGGTGGGGAGCACTATGGGGCTCATTGTGGGGAGCAGTGTGGGGCTCATGGTGGGGAGCAGCGTGGGGCTCATTGTGGGGAGCAGCGTGGGGCTCGTGGTGCAGAGCAGCGTGGGGTTCGTGGTGGGGAGCACTATGGGGCTCATTGTGGGGAGCAGTGTGGGGCTCGTGGTGGGGAGCAGTGTGGGGCTCATTGTGTGGAGCAGTGTGGGGCCCGTGGTGCAGAGCAGCGTGGGGCCCGTGGTGGGGAGCACTATGGGGCTCATTGTGGGGAGCAGTGTGGGGCTCGTGGTGGGGAGCAGCGTGGGGCTCGTGGTGGGGAGCAGCATGGGGCTCATGGTGTGGAGCAGTGTGGGGCTCGTGGTGCAGAGCAGCGTGGGGTTCGTGGTGGGGAGCAGCGTGGGGCCCGTGGTGGGGAGCAGTGTGGGGCTCATTGTGGGGAGCAGTGTGGGGCCCGTGGTGCTGCAGCCGCCTCCCCCTggtgcccagagccccgggctgtGA